One part of the Xylocopa sonorina isolate GNS202 chromosome 10, iyXylSono1_principal, whole genome shotgun sequence genome encodes these proteins:
- the LOC143428547 gene encoding tubulin alpha-3 chain has translation MRECISVHVGQAGVQIGNACWELYCLEHGIQPDGQMPSDKMFGAGGDDSFSTFFSETDAGKHVPRAVFVDLEPTVVDEVRTGKYKRLFHPEQLITGKEDAANNYARGHYTIGKEIVDLVIDRVRKLADQCTGLQGFLIFHSFGGGTGSGFASLLMERLSVEYGKKSKLEFAIYPAPRISTAVVEPYNSILTTHTTLEHSDCAFMVDNEAIYDICRRNLDIERPTYTNLNRLIGQIVSSITASLRFDGALNVDLTEFQTNLVPYPRIHFPLVTYAPVISAEKAYHEQLSVAEITNACFEPSNQMVKCDPRHGKYMACCMLYRGDVVPKDVNAAIATIKTKRTIQFVDWCPTGFKVGINYQPPTAVPGGDLAKVQRAVCMLSNTTAIAEAWARLDHKFDLMYAKRAFVHWYVGEGMEEGEFSEAREDLAALEKDYEEVGLDSTEVDGDVTDEY, from the exons ATG CGAGAGTGTATATCCGTTCACGTCGGACAAGCTGGCGTACAAATTGGAAATGCCTGTTGGGAACTTTACTGTTTGGAACATGGAATTCAACCGGATGGACAGATGCCATCAGATAAAATGTTTGGGGCTGGAGGCGATGATAGTTTTAGTACTTTCTTCAGCGAAACCGATGCTGGAAAGCATGTGCCTAGGGCGGTATTTGTCGATTTGGAACCTACAGTAGTTg ACGAAGTCCGTACTGGAAAGTACAAGCGCCTTTTTCATCCTGAACAGTTGATCACTGGCAAGGAAGACGCTGCGAATAATTATGCTCGTGGTCACTACACAATTGGCAAGGAAATTGTCGATTTGGTCATCGATCGAGTACGAAAATTAGCGGATCAATGTACGGGATTACAGGGTTTCCTTATTTTTCATTCGTTCGGTGGTGGTACTGGATCTGGATTTGCTTCTTTATTAATGGAACGCCTTTCTGTTGAATATGGAAAAAAGTCTAAATTAGAATTCGCGATTTATCCGGCTCCCCGAATTTCTACAGCAGTCGTTGAACCTTATAATTCCATTCTTACCACTCACACAACCCTCGAGCATTCAGATTGCGCTTTTATGGTCGATAACGAAGCAATCTACGACATTTGCCGGCGTAATTTAGATATCGAGAGACCAACTTACACCAATCTTAATAGATTAATCGGGCAAATTGTTTCCTCCATAACGGCTTCGTTACGATTCGACGGGGCCTTAAATGTAGACTTAACCGAGTTCCAGACAAACTTAGTCCCCTATCCAAGAATCCACTTTCCTTTGGTCACCTATGCTCCCGTAATATCCGCTGAGAAAGCGTATCACGAGCAACTTTCCGTCGCAGAGATTACTAACGCGTGCTTCGAGCCTTCAAATCAAATGGTTAAATGCGATCCCAGGCATGGCAAGTACATGGCATGTTGCATGCTGTACAGAGGGGATGTAGTCCCAAAAGATGTGAACGCCGCGATTGCTACCATTAAAACGAAACGAACGATACAGTTTGTTGACTGGTGTCCGACTGGATTCAAAGTTGGTATAAATTACCAACCACCTACTGCTGTACCAGGTGGTGATCTGGCTAAGGTACAACGCGCCGTCTGTATGTTATCCAACACGACGGCTATCGCTGAAGCTTGGGCACGCCTCGACCATAAGTTCGATCTAATGTACGCCAAGAGAGCTTTCGTTCATTGGTACGTTGGCGAAGGCATGGAAGAGGGCGAGTTTTCCGAGGCACGAGAGGATCTTGCGGCTCTTGAAAAAGATTACGAAGAAGTTGGATTAGATTCGACAGAGGTGGATGGGGATGTTACCGATGAATATTGA
- the Mgat2 gene encoding alpha-1,6-mannosyl-glycoprotein 2-beta-N-acetylglucosaminyltransferase isoform X2 → MRGVAILGTIRSVRGTFLRTLVLVFLATFLWLQIHVISLTGRDSAGQASSNETLFALVPQELHRFLKDRRNGSTSSLTNGSADALTEFEITEIRRNIERANAEQRVYNEESFGPLASDAPVIVIQVHTRLTYLRHLIVSLAQAKGIEQTLLVFSHDVWHPEINYLVQSVDFCRVMQIFYPHSMQTHPRSFPGEDPNDCPRNIRKEQALTLGCINAKHPDLYGHYREAKFTQTKHHWWWKANRVFDQLSITRNHTGMVLFLEEDHYVAEDFLHVLRLMERTCKHSCERCNVLSLGTYLKTYNYFADFSRKFLGVNSALQKELLRGLKRREMAMWQQQSAKTEDTVVGDSGTAAIPSSSSSISSTSTGPSNVGNSNVTGNSVHSGTGPAAFVPVARNAQTVHSAAAWAFQLLPDLYNHYQKAEVIPWISSKHNMGMAFNRVTWNKLRKCAAQFCSYDDYNWDWSLQHIAQTCLPTSKGSGIAPRTESGLITMMMRAPRVFHIGEC, encoded by the exons ATGAGAG GAGTCGCGATTCTGGGAACGATCAGATCAGTTCGCGGAACATTTCTCAGGACACTCGTTCTCGTCTTCCTGGCGACGTTCCTGTGGCTACAGATCCACGTGATCAGTCTGACCGGCCGCGACTCCGCTGGGCAAGCCTCGTCGAATGAGACGCTGTTCGCCCTCGTGCCTCAAGAATTGCACAG GTTTCTGAAAGATCGTCGAAATGGTTCTACGTCGTCGTTAACGAACGGCAGCGCGGACGCGCTGACGGAGTTTGAAATAACGGAGATTCGTCGGAATATAGAGAGGGCGAACGCGGAGCAGAGGGTGTACAACGAGGAGTCGTTCGGTCCGCTGGCCAGCGACGCCCCCGTGATAGTGATTCAAGTGCACACACGATTAACCTACCTCAGACACTTGATAGTGTCGCTGGCCCAGGCTAAAGGAATCGAACAAACCCTTTTGGTCTTCAGTCATGACGTCTGGCATCCCGAGATTAACTATCTCGTGCAGAGTGTCGACTTTTGTCGCGTCATGCAGATATTTTACCCACACAGCATGCAGACTCATCCGCGAAGCTTCCCAGGCGAAGATCCGAACGATTGCCCCCGAAATATACGCAAGGAACA AGCTCTCACTCTTGGATGCATCAACGCGAAACATCCGGATCTCTACGGGCATTACAGAGAGGCTAAGTTCACGCAGACGAAACATCACTGGTGGTGGAAGGCGAACCGCGTGTTCGACCAATTGTCGATCACCAGGAATCACACAGGCATGGTCCTCTTCCTCGAGGAAGATCATTACGTTGCCGAGGACTTTCTGCACGTGCTCAGACTCATGGAGCGCACCTGCAAGCATAGCTGCGAGAGATGCAACGTCCTGTCCTTGGGCACCTACCTCAAGACCTATAATTACTTCGCCGACTTTAGTCGAAAG TTCCTTGGCGTCAACAGCGCCCTGCAAAAGGAACTTCTGCGTGGATTAAAGAGGCGGGAAATGGCCATGTGGCAGCAACAGTCAGCAAAAACCGAGGACACCGTCGTCGGTGACAGCGGAACCGCCGCAATTCcaagcagcagcagtagcatcAGCAGCACCTCAACTGGGCCAAGCAACGTTGGAAACAGCAACGTTACCGGAAACAGCGTCCATAGCGGCACTGGTCCTGCCGCCTTCGTACCAGTCGCTAGGAACGCGCAGACGGTGCATTCTGCCGCTGCGTGGGCCTTCCAGCTCCTACCCGACCTCTACAATCACTATCAAAAG gctgAGGTAATCCCCTGGATCTCGAGTAAGCACAACATGGGCATGGCTTTCAATCGTGTGACTTGGAACAAGCTGAGAAAGTGCGCCGCTCAATTCTGTTCGTACGACGATTACAATTGGGACTGGAGCCTTCAACATATTGCGCAAACTTGTTTACCGACGAGCAAAGGGTCCGGGATTGCACCCCGCACAGAGTCCGGTTTGATTACGATGATGATGAGAGCACCCAGAGTTTTTCACATCGGAGAATG CTGA
- the Mgat2 gene encoding alpha-1,6-mannosyl-glycoprotein 2-beta-N-acetylglucosaminyltransferase isoform X3, producing MRGVAILGTIRSVRGTFLRTLVLVFLATFLWLQIHVISLTGRDSAGQASSNETLFALVPQELHRFLKDRRNGSTSSLTNGSADALTEFEITEIRRNIERANAEQRVYNEESFGPLASDAPVIVIQVHTRLTYLRHLIVSLAQAKGIEQTLLVFSHDVWHPEINYLVQSVDFCRVMQIFYPHSMQTHPRSFPGEDPNDCPRNIRKEQALTLGCINAKHPDLYGHYREAKFTQTKHHWWWKANRVFDQLSITRNHTGMVLFLEEDHYVAEDFLHVLRLMERTCKHSCERCNVLSLGTYLKTYNYFADFSRKAEVIPWISSKHNMGMAFNRVTWNKLRKCAAQFCSYDDYNWDWSLQHIAQTCLPTSKGSGIAPRTESGLITMMMRAPRVFHIGECGVHHKKTNCESTAVIAKVQNILQAAREHLFPTQLTLTVAGTAKKTKLRKGNGGWGDTRDHRLCWNITVYPDLVLP from the exons ATGAGAG GAGTCGCGATTCTGGGAACGATCAGATCAGTTCGCGGAACATTTCTCAGGACACTCGTTCTCGTCTTCCTGGCGACGTTCCTGTGGCTACAGATCCACGTGATCAGTCTGACCGGCCGCGACTCCGCTGGGCAAGCCTCGTCGAATGAGACGCTGTTCGCCCTCGTGCCTCAAGAATTGCACAG GTTTCTGAAAGATCGTCGAAATGGTTCTACGTCGTCGTTAACGAACGGCAGCGCGGACGCGCTGACGGAGTTTGAAATAACGGAGATTCGTCGGAATATAGAGAGGGCGAACGCGGAGCAGAGGGTGTACAACGAGGAGTCGTTCGGTCCGCTGGCCAGCGACGCCCCCGTGATAGTGATTCAAGTGCACACACGATTAACCTACCTCAGACACTTGATAGTGTCGCTGGCCCAGGCTAAAGGAATCGAACAAACCCTTTTGGTCTTCAGTCATGACGTCTGGCATCCCGAGATTAACTATCTCGTGCAGAGTGTCGACTTTTGTCGCGTCATGCAGATATTTTACCCACACAGCATGCAGACTCATCCGCGAAGCTTCCCAGGCGAAGATCCGAACGATTGCCCCCGAAATATACGCAAGGAACA AGCTCTCACTCTTGGATGCATCAACGCGAAACATCCGGATCTCTACGGGCATTACAGAGAGGCTAAGTTCACGCAGACGAAACATCACTGGTGGTGGAAGGCGAACCGCGTGTTCGACCAATTGTCGATCACCAGGAATCACACAGGCATGGTCCTCTTCCTCGAGGAAGATCATTACGTTGCCGAGGACTTTCTGCACGTGCTCAGACTCATGGAGCGCACCTGCAAGCATAGCTGCGAGAGATGCAACGTCCTGTCCTTGGGCACCTACCTCAAGACCTATAATTACTTCGCCGACTTTAGTCGAAAG gctgAGGTAATCCCCTGGATCTCGAGTAAGCACAACATGGGCATGGCTTTCAATCGTGTGACTTGGAACAAGCTGAGAAAGTGCGCCGCTCAATTCTGTTCGTACGACGATTACAATTGGGACTGGAGCCTTCAACATATTGCGCAAACTTGTTTACCGACGAGCAAAGGGTCCGGGATTGCACCCCGCACAGAGTCCGGTTTGATTACGATGATGATGAGAGCACCCAGAGTTTTTCACATCGGAGAATG CGGGGTTCATCACAAGAAGACCAATTGCGAGTCGACCGCTGTGATAGCAAAGGTTCAAAACATTCTACAGGCCGCCCGGGAACACCTTTTTCCTACACAACTGACGCTTACTGTAGCTGGCACTGCGAAAAAGACGAAGCTCAGAAAAGGCAACGGTGGATGGGGCGACACGCGAGATCATCGGCTGTGTTGGAACATTACCGTTTATCCAGACCTTGTTTTACCCTGA
- the Mgat2 gene encoding alpha-1,6-mannosyl-glycoprotein 2-beta-N-acetylglucosaminyltransferase isoform X1, giving the protein MRGVAILGTIRSVRGTFLRTLVLVFLATFLWLQIHVISLTGRDSAGQASSNETLFALVPQELHRFLKDRRNGSTSSLTNGSADALTEFEITEIRRNIERANAEQRVYNEESFGPLASDAPVIVIQVHTRLTYLRHLIVSLAQAKGIEQTLLVFSHDVWHPEINYLVQSVDFCRVMQIFYPHSMQTHPRSFPGEDPNDCPRNIRKEQALTLGCINAKHPDLYGHYREAKFTQTKHHWWWKANRVFDQLSITRNHTGMVLFLEEDHYVAEDFLHVLRLMERTCKHSCERCNVLSLGTYLKTYNYFADFSRKFLGVNSALQKELLRGLKRREMAMWQQQSAKTEDTVVGDSGTAAIPSSSSSISSTSTGPSNVGNSNVTGNSVHSGTGPAAFVPVARNAQTVHSAAAWAFQLLPDLYNHYQKAEVIPWISSKHNMGMAFNRVTWNKLRKCAAQFCSYDDYNWDWSLQHIAQTCLPTSKGSGIAPRTESGLITMMMRAPRVFHIGECGVHHKKTNCESTAVIAKVQNILQAAREHLFPTQLTLTVAGTAKKTKLRKGNGGWGDTRDHRLCWNITVYPDLVLP; this is encoded by the exons ATGAGAG GAGTCGCGATTCTGGGAACGATCAGATCAGTTCGCGGAACATTTCTCAGGACACTCGTTCTCGTCTTCCTGGCGACGTTCCTGTGGCTACAGATCCACGTGATCAGTCTGACCGGCCGCGACTCCGCTGGGCAAGCCTCGTCGAATGAGACGCTGTTCGCCCTCGTGCCTCAAGAATTGCACAG GTTTCTGAAAGATCGTCGAAATGGTTCTACGTCGTCGTTAACGAACGGCAGCGCGGACGCGCTGACGGAGTTTGAAATAACGGAGATTCGTCGGAATATAGAGAGGGCGAACGCGGAGCAGAGGGTGTACAACGAGGAGTCGTTCGGTCCGCTGGCCAGCGACGCCCCCGTGATAGTGATTCAAGTGCACACACGATTAACCTACCTCAGACACTTGATAGTGTCGCTGGCCCAGGCTAAAGGAATCGAACAAACCCTTTTGGTCTTCAGTCATGACGTCTGGCATCCCGAGATTAACTATCTCGTGCAGAGTGTCGACTTTTGTCGCGTCATGCAGATATTTTACCCACACAGCATGCAGACTCATCCGCGAAGCTTCCCAGGCGAAGATCCGAACGATTGCCCCCGAAATATACGCAAGGAACA AGCTCTCACTCTTGGATGCATCAACGCGAAACATCCGGATCTCTACGGGCATTACAGAGAGGCTAAGTTCACGCAGACGAAACATCACTGGTGGTGGAAGGCGAACCGCGTGTTCGACCAATTGTCGATCACCAGGAATCACACAGGCATGGTCCTCTTCCTCGAGGAAGATCATTACGTTGCCGAGGACTTTCTGCACGTGCTCAGACTCATGGAGCGCACCTGCAAGCATAGCTGCGAGAGATGCAACGTCCTGTCCTTGGGCACCTACCTCAAGACCTATAATTACTTCGCCGACTTTAGTCGAAAG TTCCTTGGCGTCAACAGCGCCCTGCAAAAGGAACTTCTGCGTGGATTAAAGAGGCGGGAAATGGCCATGTGGCAGCAACAGTCAGCAAAAACCGAGGACACCGTCGTCGGTGACAGCGGAACCGCCGCAATTCcaagcagcagcagtagcatcAGCAGCACCTCAACTGGGCCAAGCAACGTTGGAAACAGCAACGTTACCGGAAACAGCGTCCATAGCGGCACTGGTCCTGCCGCCTTCGTACCAGTCGCTAGGAACGCGCAGACGGTGCATTCTGCCGCTGCGTGGGCCTTCCAGCTCCTACCCGACCTCTACAATCACTATCAAAAG gctgAGGTAATCCCCTGGATCTCGAGTAAGCACAACATGGGCATGGCTTTCAATCGTGTGACTTGGAACAAGCTGAGAAAGTGCGCCGCTCAATTCTGTTCGTACGACGATTACAATTGGGACTGGAGCCTTCAACATATTGCGCAAACTTGTTTACCGACGAGCAAAGGGTCCGGGATTGCACCCCGCACAGAGTCCGGTTTGATTACGATGATGATGAGAGCACCCAGAGTTTTTCACATCGGAGAATG CGGGGTTCATCACAAGAAGACCAATTGCGAGTCGACCGCTGTGATAGCAAAGGTTCAAAACATTCTACAGGCCGCCCGGGAACACCTTTTTCCTACACAACTGACGCTTACTGTAGCTGGCACTGCGAAAAAGACGAAGCTCAGAAAAGGCAACGGTGGATGGGGCGACACGCGAGATCATCGGCTGTGTTGGAACATTACCGTTTATCCAGACCTTGTTTTACCCTGA
- the LOC143428555 gene encoding protein D2, with product MKYFVVIGLLTCGIYVLTAADTQSEFEKAKIVPDILDKAPTEKIEVKYGDKVVDFGNELTPTETQQIPEIHYKHEGGVLYTLVMTDPDAPTGKGYNREFKHWLVGNIPEENIAKGEVLAEYVGPATPKGTGKHRYVFLVYKQNQGSITFDERRLSNRDGPRRKRFNIKKFAEKYDLEGPIAGNFMRAEYDDNVPKYSALLGF from the exons ATGAAGTACTTTGTGGTAATAG GACTTCTTACCTGCGGTATCTATGTTCTCACGGCTGCGGATACTCAATCGGAATTTGAGAAAGCTAAAATTGTGCCAGATATATTAGACAAGGCGCCAACAGAGAAGATTGAG GTCAAGTACGGCGACAAAGTGGTCGATTTTGGAAACGAGTTAACTCCAACGGAGACGCAGCAGATCCCAGAGATTCATTACAAGCACGAGGGAGGAGTACTTTACACGCTTGTAATGACAG ATCCAGATGCACCTACTGGAAAAGGGTACAATCGAGAGTTTAAGCATTGGCTAGTAGGAAACATTCCAGAAGAGAATATCGCTAAAGGAGAGGTACTTGCGGAATATGTTGGTCCAGCAACACCAAAAGGTACCGGAAAGCATCGCTACGTCTTCCTCGTTTATAAACAGAATCAAGGATCCATTACTTTTGACGAGAGAAGGCTGAGCAACAG GGATGGCCCTCGCCGAAAGCGATTCAACATAAAGAAGTTCGCGGAGAAATACGATCTGGAAGGTCCCATAGCAGGAAACTTTATGAGAGCGGAATACGACGATAACGTGCCCAAGTATTCGGCCCTCTTAGGATTTTAA
- the LOC143428554 gene encoding protein D2 isoform X2, whose product MSLLLKNATSLITRKPLIETGSRLLSSMAQALQTHGVVPDVIDNVPQNVLSVTYPNQLSVDIGKVLTPTQVKDPPTVTWNGDANTFYTLCMTDPDAPSRKDPKFREWHHWLVGNIPGSDVSKGEVLSEYIGSGPPEGTGLHRYVFLLYKQPGKLTFDERRLTNRSGDHRAQFSIRKFAQKYKLGDPIAGNMYQAEFDDYVPILYKQLGA is encoded by the exons ATGTCACTGCTTTTAAAGAACGCAA CCTCTCTGATCACAAGGAAACCTCTAATTGAAACCGGCTCTCGTCTCTTGTCGTCAATGGCTCAAGCGTTGCAGACTCATGGCGTCGTACCCGACGTTATAGACAATGTCCCGCAAAATGTACTCAGCGTTACCTATCCAAATCAACTTTCCGTTGATATTGGCAAAGTATTGACGCCGACGCAGGTTAAAGATCCACCTACCGTTACATGGAACGGCGATGCAAATACTTTCTATACACTTTGTATGACCG ATCCCGATGCACCAAGTCGTAAGGATCCGAAATTTCGCGAATGGCACCACTGGTTGGTAGGAAACATTCCCGGTTCGGATGTGTCCAAGGGGGAGGTTTTGTCCGAATACATTGGTTCTGGCCCGCCAGAAGGCACAGGACTTCATCGTTACGTGTTCCTGCTGTATAAACAGCCTGGAAAACTTACGTTCGACGAGCGTCGTCTGACTAATCGAAGCGGTGATCATCGAGCGCAGTTTTCGATTAGAAAATTCGCCCAGAAATATAAGCTTGGCGATCCTATCGCTGGGAATATGTATCAGGCAGAATTTGACGATTATGTACCGATTCTCTACAAACAGCTGGGGGCATAG
- the LOC143428554 gene encoding protein D2 isoform X3 translates to MAQALQTHGVVPDVIDNVPQNVLSVTYPNQLSVDIGKVLTPTQVKDPPTVTWNGDANTFYTLCMTDPDAPSRKDPKFREWHHWLVGNIPGSDVSKGEVLSEYIGSGPPEGTGLHRYVFLLYKQPGKLTFDERRLTNRSGDHRAQFSIRKFAQKYKLGDPIAGNMYQAEFDDYVPILYKQLGA, encoded by the exons ATGGCTCAAGCGTTGCAGACTCATGGCGTCGTACCCGACGTTATAGACAATGTCCCGCAAAATGTACTCAGCGTTACCTATCCAAATCAACTTTCCGTTGATATTGGCAAAGTATTGACGCCGACGCAGGTTAAAGATCCACCTACCGTTACATGGAACGGCGATGCAAATACTTTCTATACACTTTGTATGACCG ATCCCGATGCACCAAGTCGTAAGGATCCGAAATTTCGCGAATGGCACCACTGGTTGGTAGGAAACATTCCCGGTTCGGATGTGTCCAAGGGGGAGGTTTTGTCCGAATACATTGGTTCTGGCCCGCCAGAAGGCACAGGACTTCATCGTTACGTGTTCCTGCTGTATAAACAGCCTGGAAAACTTACGTTCGACGAGCGTCGTCTGACTAATCGAAGCGGTGATCATCGAGCGCAGTTTTCGATTAGAAAATTCGCCCAGAAATATAAGCTTGGCGATCCTATCGCTGGGAATATGTATCAGGCAGAATTTGACGATTATGTACCGATTCTCTACAAACAGCTGGGGGCATAG
- the LOC143428554 gene encoding protein D2 isoform X1 produces the protein MLAKNKLFRVIFVAYSSLLGVLSASLITRKPLIETGSRLLSSMAQALQTHGVVPDVIDNVPQNVLSVTYPNQLSVDIGKVLTPTQVKDPPTVTWNGDANTFYTLCMTDPDAPSRKDPKFREWHHWLVGNIPGSDVSKGEVLSEYIGSGPPEGTGLHRYVFLLYKQPGKLTFDERRLTNRSGDHRAQFSIRKFAQKYKLGDPIAGNMYQAEFDDYVPILYKQLGA, from the exons ATGCTTGCGAAAAATAAGTTGTTTCGTGTAATCTTCGTTGCTTATTCGTCATTACTCGGTGTACTTTCAGCCTCTCTGATCACAAGGAAACCTCTAATTGAAACCGGCTCTCGTCTCTTGTCGTCAATGGCTCAAGCGTTGCAGACTCATGGCGTCGTACCCGACGTTATAGACAATGTCCCGCAAAATGTACTCAGCGTTACCTATCCAAATCAACTTTCCGTTGATATTGGCAAAGTATTGACGCCGACGCAGGTTAAAGATCCACCTACCGTTACATGGAACGGCGATGCAAATACTTTCTATACACTTTGTATGACCG ATCCCGATGCACCAAGTCGTAAGGATCCGAAATTTCGCGAATGGCACCACTGGTTGGTAGGAAACATTCCCGGTTCGGATGTGTCCAAGGGGGAGGTTTTGTCCGAATACATTGGTTCTGGCCCGCCAGAAGGCACAGGACTTCATCGTTACGTGTTCCTGCTGTATAAACAGCCTGGAAAACTTACGTTCGACGAGCGTCGTCTGACTAATCGAAGCGGTGATCATCGAGCGCAGTTTTCGATTAGAAAATTCGCCCAGAAATATAAGCTTGGCGATCCTATCGCTGGGAATATGTATCAGGCAGAATTTGACGATTATGTACCGATTCTCTACAAACAGCTGGGGGCATAG